The DNA sequence GCGATCCGACGCGGATACGATGCATCACGGCAGACGTGTCGGTCTCGTTGTTTGTCTCCTCGTGGTCGCGGTTGGGGTCGCCGGCGTCGGCGGGCTCGCGAGCGCACAGTCGACGAACGACACGACGACCATCGACTCGTGTCGTACGATCGCCAACGACGGCGAGTACGCTCTAACCGCCGACATCGAGGACAGCAACCGAACGGTCTGCGTCCAGATCCTCTCCGACGACGTCGTCTTCGACGGCAACGGCCACACGATCGACGGGGTGAACGCCAGCGAGAGCGTCGGCGTGAAGGTCAATAACTCCCTGACCGGGCTCTCGAACGTCACCGTGCGGAACGTCACGACGACGGGCTGGACCGCGGGCGTCTACTATCAGGGCGTCGCGAACGGCTCGCTCGAAGCGGTGAACGCGAGCGCGAACGCCCGCAACGGCGTGCTCCTGCGCGACGCGCCGGAGACGGAGTTACGGAACGTCACCGCCGTCGACAACGACCGCTGGAGCCTCTATACCATCAACTCCTCGGGAGTTTCGGCCGAGCGCTTCGAGACGAGCACCTCGACGCTCTCGTTCGTCGCGACCGACGCCGCGCTGACGGGCGTCGAGAGTGTCCCCGGCGGCCTCCCGAACCGGACGGCCATCGACCAGCACGTCGGGATGGCGGGCACGGGGCAGAACGCCACGATCCGGCTGACCGTCGGATACGACGACGCGAGCGTCGCGGACGCGAACGTCACCGAGAACAGCCTCCGGCTCTGGGGCTACGACCGGAACTGGTCGCAGGTGCCCGGCGTGAACTACGTCAACACCGACCGGAACGTGGTGATCGCGAACGTCTCGGCGCTCGGGAACACGAGCACGTTCGCCCCCGCGGGACAGACCACGACGCCAACGCCGACGGCGACCCGAACCGCAACGGCGACCGCGACCGACGGGCCCGGAGCCGCCGCGACGGGCGGTACCGCCGAAACCACGACCTCGGACGACGGCCCCGGATTCGGCCTCGTGGTCGCGGTCGTCGCCCTCCTCGCGACGGCGCTGATCGCCCGCCGACGGGATTGACCGCACACGAACGATTTTGTCGGTGGCGTGACCAGCGGTAGCATGACACTCCATCGACGGACCGTGGAGCGGGACGTCCGGGAACTCGGCGCGCTGCTCGGCGACGTGATCGAAGCCCAGGCGTCGACGGCGGCCTACGAGGTAGTTGAAGACCTCCGAACCGCGGCGATCGACTACCGGCGTGGCGACGCCGACTCGCGCGACCCCCTCCGTGAGACGGTGGAGGACCTCGATCCGGCGACCGAGAGCGCCGTCGCACGCGCGTTCACGAGCTACTTCGAACTCGTCAACCTCGCCGAGGAGCGCGAGCGCATCCGCGCGATCCGGTCGGCCTCCCAAGAGGGGTCGCTGGCCGACAGCCTCGGCGCGGCGGTCGACGAACTCGCCGCGGCCGACGTCGACGCCGCCACCGTCGAGTCCCTCCTCGACGACGTCCTGATCGAACCGACTTTTACTGCCCATCCCACCGAAGCCCGCCGGAAGACGGTGAAATCGAAGCTCCGTGCGGTCACGCGTCACCTCGAAACCCTCGACGAGCGCCTCCTCACGGACACCGAGGAAGCCCAGGTGAAACGCGACATCGACGCCGAGGTCACGAGCCTC is a window from the Halococcus hamelinensis 100A6 genome containing:
- a CDS encoding PGF-CTERM sorting domain-containing protein; amino-acid sequence: MHHGRRVGLVVCLLVVAVGVAGVGGLASAQSTNDTTTIDSCRTIANDGEYALTADIEDSNRTVCVQILSDDVVFDGNGHTIDGVNASESVGVKVNNSLTGLSNVTVRNVTTTGWTAGVYYQGVANGSLEAVNASANARNGVLLRDAPETELRNVTAVDNDRWSLYTINSSGVSAERFETSTSTLSFVATDAALTGVESVPGGLPNRTAIDQHVGMAGTGQNATIRLTVGYDDASVADANVTENSLRLWGYDRNWSQVPGVNYVNTDRNVVIANVSALGNTSTFAPAGQTTTPTPTATRTATATATDGPGAAATGGTAETTTSDDGPGFGLVVAVVALLATALIARRRD